A section of the Acidobacterium capsulatum ATCC 51196 genome encodes:
- a CDS encoding class I SAM-dependent methyltransferase gives MNRKGHWDSIYRSKGDQELSWTLLDPLMSMKLIGEACSYGRVIDVGGGTSTLAEKLLDRGYEVTVLDISESALERDRKRLGAKAGNIRWIAADITAAPTLETYDVWHDRAVFHFLTSAADRAAYRMVLEQTVSVGGYAVIGTFALDGPEKCSGLEVQRYDGPMLAAEVGPQFSLLKCEPEMHVTPWGTHQSFQYSIFRRL, from the coding sequence ATGAACCGTAAAGGACATTGGGACTCCATCTATCGATCGAAAGGCGATCAGGAGTTAAGCTGGACCCTGCTCGACCCACTCATGTCGATGAAACTCATCGGGGAGGCATGTTCTTATGGCCGTGTGATCGATGTAGGTGGTGGGACATCCACTCTTGCTGAAAAGCTCCTGGATCGAGGTTATGAAGTCACTGTTCTGGACATCTCTGAGTCCGCACTGGAGCGTGACCGAAAACGCCTCGGAGCCAAGGCGGGCAACATCCGCTGGATTGCCGCTGACATTACTGCTGCACCCACTCTGGAGACCTACGATGTATGGCACGACCGAGCCGTTTTCCATTTTCTTACGTCTGCCGCGGACCGTGCAGCCTACCGAATGGTTCTGGAACAGACGGTTTCGGTCGGCGGATATGCCGTGATCGGTACGTTTGCTCTAGATGGACCTGAAAAGTGCAGTGGGCTCGAAGTGCAGCGATATGACGGGCCAATGCTGGCCGCGGAGGTAGGTCCGCAGTTCAGCCTCCTAAAATGCGAACCAGAAATGCACGTTACACCGTGGGGAACGCACCAGTCGTTCCAATACAGCATATTCAGGCGTCTTTGA
- a CDS encoding nucleoside phosphorylase — MSAVRATKGLPELNVPPLCILDFDGDLTDWLVSHGRATAYEPWACFHTKMYLVETDGIRCGIIARTIGGPYAVLVAEQLRVAGVQLILGLTSAGRVSPSLQLPAFVVVTSAVRDEGTSLHYLPADEQVACPTPIGNLLADELGRLGRTVVQGAVWTTDAPYRETMEQLARHAVAGILAVEMQAASLFAFANTQHVDVGIVAHVTNAVDHQDDPFDKGRDEDSFAVLQAMMLAGLKYIEAEVISK; from the coding sequence ATGAGCGCAGTCCGTGCAACGAAGGGTCTGCCGGAGTTGAACGTCCCGCCACTTTGCATTCTCGACTTTGATGGCGATTTGACCGATTGGCTCGTAAGCCATGGAAGGGCCACAGCTTACGAGCCATGGGCGTGTTTTCACACCAAGATGTATTTAGTAGAAACGGACGGAATTCGTTGCGGCATTATTGCGCGGACGATCGGAGGTCCCTATGCGGTACTAGTTGCCGAACAGTTGCGTGTCGCAGGTGTACAGCTGATCTTAGGGCTTACTTCGGCCGGTCGTGTGTCCCCGTCTCTGCAACTTCCTGCTTTTGTTGTCGTGACATCTGCTGTGCGCGATGAGGGCACATCCCTGCACTATCTTCCGGCCGACGAGCAGGTCGCCTGCCCAACTCCGATTGGTAATTTACTAGCGGACGAACTCGGTCGCCTGGGTCGGACGGTCGTTCAAGGGGCAGTTTGGACGACCGACGCACCGTACCGAGAAACGATGGAGCAGCTTGCGCGCCACGCGGTGGCCGGCATCCTGGCGGTTGAAATGCAAGCCGCGTCTCTCTTCGCCTTCGCCAATACCCAGCATGTCGATGTTGGAATCGTTGCGCACGTGACCAATGCTGTGGATCATCAAGACGATCCATTTGACAAAGGCAGGGATGAAGATAGTTTCGCAGTTTTGCAAGCCATGATGCTGGCGGGCCTTAAATACATCGAAGCGGAGGTGATTTCAAAATGA
- a CDS encoding heavy metal translocating P-type ATPase → MPQTNRRHNVSKKRGGIVTQSEAVERAVKPWSDEPAADSGLRRVRAHIGGLHCSLCTGTIEQALGGRSGVHKVAVSLTHEQALVEYDPAKVHAEDLMRTLTDIGYTLSDPRKVEPFLEQERALTRERNRFLTALLFSLGSIALIVRPESIWGLGLAAFVTVSLIAFGFAVLRQLGVWRAIGGGVALAIPGGLLFALREQGKLGGLAPWLALLFAIVMIFGLGGHIFRMAAQALRRGILNQHVLVQLGAFAGLAGGIIGLVLRRPDYPTAPFFAVSVMVLTYHIFSEWLSLIVKTRSSQAVKKLLDLQPETAHLLRDTGEETVPVELVRIGDRVRIRPGERIPVDGDIMEGHSWVDESLITGEPVPIEKQFGGKVSGGSINGSGTLLVRVTAVGEQSFLQKVIRSVEDARALKPGLLHIVDRVLRVYTPTVLGIAMLAFIVWTIGPVLAGHHLNLERAVFAALSVLVMGYPCAVGISAPLSIVRGAGEAAEQGVLMRTGEAFQALRRVTTVIFDKTGTLTVGKPTVLEIETNGIDEEELLELAAGAESSSEHPLARAIVDAAYDRHLAIPKIENFQSIAGQGVKAGLLDSNGSTYRLFVGSPTFLREQGIEIRLMNESIARLERLGRTVVGVAREQRIVGLLALDDALRPDARETIDRLKSSGIGIVLLTGDNSRAAKHIAREAGIDEVYAEVLPGDKAETVRRIQNDKRTRVAMVGDGINDAPALMQADVGIAMGNGTDIAIEAADIVLLNTRLTGVLTAYEISRHSYRKMLQNITLAFLFNGIGIPVAATGLIYPVWAMVAMAASVTTIFINSLQGRSGLFFGAISGVGHADAA, encoded by the coding sequence ATGCCTCAAACAAATCGAAGACACAATGTAAGTAAAAAACGAGGTGGCATCGTGACTCAATCAGAAGCTGTAGAACGTGCTGTCAAGCCGTGGAGCGATGAGCCGGCTGCAGACTCGGGCCTGCGGCGAGTGAGAGCCCATATTGGTGGCCTGCATTGCTCGCTATGCACCGGCACCATTGAGCAAGCTCTTGGCGGACGTAGTGGCGTGCATAAAGTGGCCGTCAGTCTCACTCATGAACAAGCGCTGGTGGAGTATGACCCGGCAAAAGTTCATGCCGAGGATTTGATGCGCACCCTGACAGATATCGGTTATACCCTTTCTGATCCCCGCAAAGTTGAGCCCTTTCTAGAGCAGGAGCGCGCGCTTACGCGGGAGCGAAACCGCTTTCTAACCGCACTGCTGTTCAGTCTCGGATCCATTGCTCTGATTGTTCGGCCGGAGAGTATCTGGGGGCTTGGTCTTGCGGCCTTTGTCACTGTCAGCCTGATTGCTTTTGGCTTCGCAGTTCTGCGGCAGTTGGGAGTCTGGCGAGCAATCGGCGGCGGCGTGGCGCTGGCGATTCCGGGCGGCCTTTTATTCGCTCTGCGCGAGCAAGGCAAACTAGGCGGCCTGGCGCCCTGGCTGGCATTGCTCTTCGCCATCGTCATGATATTCGGCCTGGGTGGGCATATTTTTCGCATGGCGGCGCAGGCCTTGCGACGTGGCATTCTCAATCAACATGTGCTGGTGCAACTGGGCGCATTTGCCGGATTGGCAGGTGGCATTATCGGCCTGGTGCTTCGTCGGCCTGATTATCCAACAGCGCCATTCTTTGCGGTTTCGGTCATGGTCCTGACCTACCACATTTTCTCCGAGTGGCTATCGCTGATCGTGAAGACGCGCAGCTCTCAGGCCGTGAAGAAACTGCTTGATTTGCAGCCCGAAACTGCTCATTTGCTGCGCGATACGGGAGAAGAAACCGTACCCGTGGAATTGGTACGGATTGGCGACCGTGTACGCATCCGCCCCGGCGAGCGCATACCTGTTGACGGCGACATCATGGAAGGACACTCGTGGGTGGACGAATCCCTTATCACGGGAGAACCGGTCCCCATCGAGAAGCAGTTTGGCGGCAAGGTGTCAGGCGGTTCCATCAACGGTTCCGGTACGCTCCTGGTACGGGTAACCGCAGTCGGCGAGCAGAGCTTCCTGCAAAAAGTTATTCGCAGTGTCGAAGATGCGCGTGCACTGAAGCCGGGGCTGCTGCATATTGTGGATCGTGTGCTTCGTGTCTATACGCCAACCGTACTCGGTATTGCAATGTTGGCCTTCATTGTCTGGACGATTGGGCCGGTACTGGCTGGTCACCACCTCAATCTGGAGCGTGCGGTATTTGCGGCGCTGTCGGTGCTGGTAATGGGGTACCCCTGTGCAGTAGGTATATCCGCGCCTTTATCGATTGTGCGCGGCGCGGGAGAGGCAGCCGAGCAGGGTGTGTTGATGCGAACCGGCGAAGCATTCCAGGCGCTGCGTCGAGTTACCACGGTGATCTTTGACAAGACCGGAACCCTGACAGTAGGTAAGCCAACCGTGCTCGAAATCGAGACTAACGGGATAGATGAAGAAGAACTCCTGGAGCTGGCGGCGGGCGCGGAGTCCTCTTCCGAACATCCGCTGGCACGGGCAATCGTCGACGCGGCCTATGATCGCCATCTTGCGATTCCAAAAATTGAGAATTTTCAGTCGATTGCCGGGCAGGGAGTCAAGGCGGGGCTCCTGGATTCGAATGGCAGCACCTACCGATTATTCGTTGGGAGTCCAACCTTCCTGCGAGAACAAGGAATTGAGATCCGGCTGATGAACGAGTCGATTGCACGGCTCGAGAGGCTTGGACGTACAGTGGTCGGCGTGGCTCGTGAGCAGCGAATCGTCGGTCTTCTTGCGCTGGACGATGCGTTGCGTCCGGACGCACGTGAGACGATAGACCGGCTCAAGAGTTCAGGAATTGGAATTGTTCTCTTAACCGGGGATAACAGCCGAGCAGCGAAGCATATTGCTCGGGAAGCAGGCATTGATGAGGTATATGCGGAAGTCTTACCCGGCGATAAAGCTGAAACTGTTCGCAGGATACAGAATGACAAGCGTACGCGAGTGGCAATGGTAGGGGATGGCATTAATGATGCCCCGGCTCTGATGCAGGCCGACGTGGGTATTGCCATGGGCAACGGCACGGATATTGCCATCGAAGCGGCTGATATCGTTCTGCTGAATACGCGCCTAACCGGCGTCCTTACGGCCTATGAGATCAGCCGCCACAGCTATCGAAAGATGCTGCAAAACATTACATTGGCTTTTCTATTCAATGGAATCGGCATACCGGTTGCGGCCACCGGCTTGATTTACCCGGTGTGGGCGATGGTAGCCATGGCAGCCAGTGTGACGACCATCTTTATCAATTCATTGCAGGGCCGTTCCGGACTATTCTTCGGCGCCATTTCCGGTGTCGGTCACGCTGACGCCGCGTGA
- a CDS encoding permease, giving the protein MSAVLHDVAVGLQTGGIFFYKALWSILFGVCVTAIIDVFVNKEKMAGMLGGRGPKTVGIAAGLGAASSACTFGAVSISQALYKKGASTEATLAFALASTNIVFELAVLIYVLLGGAVLAGELLSGLMLIVIMYTLVHLTLPVKTFELARRRLQERDKGTSSAMRRLTDVGIWHRIADRYFRTLNRIGKSVAFGFFAAGFIAALMPARVWTVLFLAPRGFLAILENAMLGIGVGMLSMIGSIGIVPFAAALAVGGVGFPGVLGCIVADLITIPVLNVWRRFFGARATAYITVILFTSMVGSTVLITYIFRQFGWLPTALKTGPTTHFHFHLNYTLMLNVLFLGITLALWTVKNFGEAKQNAQA; this is encoded by the coding sequence ATGTCTGCTGTACTCCATGATGTAGCCGTTGGCCTCCAAACAGGCGGAATTTTCTTCTACAAAGCTCTTTGGTCGATTCTCTTTGGTGTCTGTGTCACGGCCATCATCGACGTCTTTGTGAATAAAGAAAAGATGGCCGGGATGCTCGGAGGACGTGGCCCAAAGACTGTCGGTATCGCGGCGGGTTTGGGCGCGGCAAGCTCGGCATGCACTTTCGGAGCAGTGAGCATATCGCAGGCGCTCTACAAGAAAGGTGCATCGACCGAAGCCACCTTAGCCTTTGCGCTCGCCTCAACCAACATCGTCTTCGAACTTGCCGTGCTGATCTATGTTTTGCTCGGAGGCGCGGTTCTGGCCGGAGAGTTGCTGAGTGGCCTCATGCTGATTGTCATCATGTACACACTCGTCCACCTTACCCTGCCCGTTAAGACATTCGAGCTGGCGCGACGCCGCCTGCAGGAACGTGATAAGGGTACGTCTTCTGCCATGCGGCGTCTTACCGACGTCGGCATCTGGCATCGAATCGCTGACCGATACTTTCGCACGCTCAACCGGATTGGCAAGAGCGTGGCTTTCGGTTTTTTCGCTGCTGGATTCATCGCGGCGTTGATGCCCGCCCGAGTCTGGACAGTATTATTTCTGGCTCCAAGGGGCTTCTTGGCGATACTCGAGAATGCAATGCTTGGGATTGGCGTCGGCATGCTGAGCATGATCGGTTCCATCGGCATTGTGCCTTTTGCTGCTGCGCTGGCTGTGGGTGGCGTGGGATTCCCAGGCGTGCTTGGTTGCATCGTCGCCGATCTGATCACGATTCCAGTGCTCAACGTTTGGCGCCGCTTTTTCGGTGCGCGTGCAACTGCTTATATTACGGTCATATTGTTCACTTCCATGGTCGGCTCAACCGTATTGATCACCTATATTTTCCGGCAGTTCGGCTGGCTGCCCACAGCGCTCAAGACAGGGCCGACCACCCACTTCCATTTTCATCTCAACTATACGTTGATGCTCAATGTGCTCTTTCTTGGTATCACCTTGGCGCTATGGACTGTTAAAAACTTTGGGGAAGCAAAGCAAAATGCACAGGCCTGA
- a CDS encoding heavy-metal-associated domain-containing protein yields MLQSVSFKVIGEPRLHCSSCEQRIARVLSGQPGVRQVRADASSQQIEVLFDNSTTEESAVAERIHLLGYSAKIMSS; encoded by the coding sequence ATGCTGCAATCAGTTTCATTCAAAGTCATCGGTGAACCACGCCTCCATTGTTCGAGCTGTGAACAGAGAATCGCACGTGTGCTATCGGGTCAGCCAGGAGTACGACAAGTTCGCGCGGATGCTTCGTCGCAGCAGATTGAAGTACTGTTTGATAACTCGACGACTGAAGAGAGCGCTGTTGCAGAGCGAATCCATTTGCTCGGCTACAGCGCCAAAATCATGTCGTCCTGA
- a CDS encoding cytochrome c biogenesis protein CcdA: MDHNLKDAMPSGSSSWMTAAVALITLFILGAGGYFLYLYAGTILQHGPSMPAWLLLLLALVGGAASFFSPCSIAITPAFLAYLSGGSASSKETAEPSRRSLFTTAGLVALGIIAFYAVAGALIGALGNVVYNYLIYFIPAVGAVFLLLGALILSRRSDVLAFAERCNPANRFYERHEAVRPSTQVRSKRTLLSFGLAYGAASHTCSLPIFLGIMLIPLVAGNYLLAALSVLFYGSAIALLILVMTILGRKAFTSLRHIGPWLMRATAFLFLGTGIFLIYYFTQNFGPYRDSGTLAKTAIARSEPTFQLTEGGGATGYPYMPRTIVIPTDQPVRLAITDHIGGCLLQTIFEGLGSGGRDVQITVPVGKTVTISLYAPHSGVYQYHCGGNMYSGTIIAK; this comes from the coding sequence ATGGATCACAATCTGAAAGATGCGATGCCTTCCGGCAGTTCATCATGGATGACTGCTGCGGTGGCGCTGATAACGCTTTTTATCCTGGGAGCGGGGGGCTACTTTCTCTATTTGTATGCAGGCACCATTCTTCAGCACGGGCCGTCGATGCCTGCCTGGCTGCTGCTTCTGTTGGCGCTGGTGGGCGGCGCCGCGTCCTTTTTTTCGCCGTGCAGTATTGCCATCACCCCTGCATTCCTGGCGTACCTCTCCGGAGGCTCCGCTTCGTCCAAGGAAACCGCAGAGCCTTCGCGTCGCTCACTGTTCACGACGGCGGGGCTGGTTGCACTCGGAATCATAGCCTTTTATGCAGTTGCGGGCGCACTTATTGGCGCTCTGGGCAACGTTGTGTACAACTATCTGATCTATTTCATTCCGGCCGTGGGTGCAGTCTTTTTGCTGCTCGGTGCTCTGATTTTGTCAAGACGCAGTGACGTTCTGGCGTTTGCGGAGCGATGCAATCCGGCGAACAGATTCTATGAGCGCCATGAAGCCGTCCGTCCCAGCACGCAAGTTCGCTCAAAGCGGACCTTGCTATCCTTTGGCCTTGCTTATGGCGCAGCCTCCCACACCTGCTCACTCCCAATTTTTCTCGGAATTATGCTAATTCCTCTGGTCGCCGGCAACTATTTGCTGGCAGCGCTCTCGGTTCTGTTCTACGGCTCAGCGATAGCGCTGCTCATCCTGGTAATGACGATTCTCGGTCGGAAGGCGTTTACGAGTCTGCGGCATATTGGTCCATGGCTGATGCGCGCGACGGCATTTCTATTCCTCGGAACAGGAATATTTTTGATTTACTATTTCACTCAAAATTTCGGTCCATATCGCGACTCCGGAACACTTGCGAAGACTGCGATAGCACGATCAGAACCGACGTTCCAGCTCACCGAAGGGGGAGGCGCGACTGGCTATCCATACATGCCGCGAACCATTGTCATACCCACTGATCAACCTGTTCGTCTCGCCATTACGGATCATATCGGGGGCTGCCTGCTGCAGACGATTTTTGAAGGGCTGGGCAGCGGAGGCCGTGATGTTCAAATCACCGTGCCCGTTGGAAAAACCGTCACGATATCACTTTATGCTCCGCACTCCGGCGTCTATCAGTATCACTGTGGGGGTAATATGTATTCCGGCACGATCATAGCGAAATAG
- a CDS encoding efflux RND transporter permease subunit, which translates to MLSRIIEVCARNRFLVFTGVLLLTLAGIWSLQHVPVDALPDISDVQVIVHTSWPGEPPGLIEDQVTYPIVTAMLSAPHVKAVRAQSMFGDSYVYIVFKDGTNLYWARSRVLEYLQEIASQLPSSVHPVLGPDATGAGWVYEYALVDKTHRYSLADLRTLQDWNLRYALETVPGVSEVATIGGYVKQYQVQLDPNKLLAYGIPLSKVIDRVKQSTNEVGGRVLDMSGAQYIIRGLGYLHSLNNLKLVVVGNKDGTPVLLKDLGTVSFGPDIREGAAEWNGEGETVGGIVIMRQGMNALNVINGVKAKLRQIAPSLPPGVEIMPAYDRSGLIHASIHTLQRDLLEEAIIVSLVIIIFLFHFRSALIPILALPIAVIVSFIPLYLLGVSSNIMSLGGLALAVGVMVDASIVMVENGYRHLSERQENNSEPVKEPERRRILINAAKQVGPALFFSLLIIVVSFLPVFLLQAQSGRMFRPLAWTKTLAVGSSSILAVTLIPVLMVMLIRGRLRPEHTNPIARITQAIYLPILRFCLRHRWLIIVLNLIFLVVTLPLASRLGSQFMPSLYEGSALYMPTALPGISIGQAKVLLQEQDRIIRSFPEVRSVFGTVGRSDSATDNAPLDMFDTTIMLQPRRQWPAGMTYDKLIAEMDAKLQFPGLSNTWTMPVANRLDMELTGIKTPVGIKVQGPSLDGIQNVALRIQKALSGMKQVRSIYAEKVAQGYYINVKPNREEAARYGVTIAAIQTAVASGIGGEDIAENIEGRDRFPINVRYERGFRNNLSAMRNVLIGTPSGAQIPLGEVASIYYSKGPAMIRDEGGELTGYIYVDLNTTNYGGFVNKANHLLQEKLKLPPGYTYKWSGEYKFEEQANQRLKLILPIVFIVILVLLYLVFHSVAEALMLMIPTAYALTGGLLLQWLLHYNFSVAVAVGYIALFGIAVETGVVMVVYLREALSERVASGRAQTKEDLEAAAIEGAVLRLRPILMTVIAVLASLAPILLETGIGSDVMKPIAAPIVGGMITSSINVLILLPIFFVMLKERALKRGKLMRSYVEEEDVN; encoded by the coding sequence ATGCTATCTCGAATCATTGAAGTGTGTGCCCGCAACCGCTTTCTGGTGTTTACGGGAGTTTTACTGCTGACTCTTGCCGGGATCTGGTCGCTGCAACACGTTCCGGTCGACGCGCTGCCTGATATCTCGGACGTTCAGGTCATCGTACACACAAGCTGGCCGGGCGAACCCCCCGGACTGATCGAAGATCAGGTGACCTATCCCATTGTCACCGCTATGCTGTCCGCGCCTCATGTCAAGGCTGTGCGCGCGCAGTCCATGTTCGGAGATTCCTACGTCTATATCGTGTTCAAGGACGGCACGAACCTCTACTGGGCACGTTCACGCGTACTTGAATATCTGCAGGAGATTGCTAGTCAATTGCCGTCGAGCGTGCATCCTGTGCTCGGGCCTGATGCGACCGGAGCCGGATGGGTCTACGAGTATGCTCTGGTCGATAAGACGCATCGTTATAGCCTCGCCGATCTGCGCACATTGCAGGACTGGAATCTGCGCTACGCCCTGGAGACTGTGCCGGGAGTTTCAGAGGTCGCAACCATTGGTGGATACGTCAAGCAGTATCAGGTCCAACTCGATCCGAACAAATTGTTGGCCTATGGTATTCCACTATCGAAGGTCATCGACCGGGTGAAGCAGAGTACGAACGAAGTCGGCGGTCGCGTCCTCGATATGAGCGGGGCGCAATACATCATTCGCGGTCTTGGCTACCTTCACTCGCTGAATAATCTGAAATTAGTCGTCGTCGGCAACAAAGATGGAACGCCAGTTTTACTGAAAGATCTGGGTACCGTTAGCTTCGGCCCTGATATTCGCGAGGGTGCAGCGGAGTGGAATGGCGAGGGCGAGACGGTCGGCGGCATTGTGATTATGCGTCAGGGTATGAACGCTTTGAATGTTATCAACGGCGTTAAGGCGAAGCTGCGCCAGATTGCGCCGTCGTTGCCTCCTGGTGTCGAGATCATGCCGGCCTATGATCGTTCTGGATTGATACATGCTTCTATCCACACGCTGCAGCGCGACCTGCTCGAAGAAGCCATTATCGTCAGCCTGGTCATTATTATTTTTCTGTTCCACTTTCGTTCCGCGCTCATTCCTATCCTTGCATTGCCCATTGCGGTCATCGTGTCGTTTATCCCTTTATATCTGCTCGGCGTATCGTCGAACATCATGTCGCTGGGCGGCCTTGCGTTGGCTGTAGGTGTCATGGTCGATGCATCGATCGTCATGGTGGAGAATGGCTATCGCCATCTCTCCGAACGGCAGGAGAACAATTCGGAGCCTGTCAAGGAACCGGAGCGTCGGCGTATTCTCATCAACGCTGCGAAACAAGTCGGCCCGGCGCTTTTCTTCTCGCTGCTGATTATCGTAGTGTCGTTCCTGCCGGTCTTTCTACTTCAGGCGCAGTCCGGGCGCATGTTTCGCCCATTGGCCTGGACCAAAACTCTCGCGGTCGGCTCATCCTCAATTCTCGCTGTCACACTCATTCCTGTCCTGATGGTGATGTTAATCAGGGGACGCCTGCGTCCGGAACATACCAATCCTATTGCGAGAATCACGCAGGCGATCTATCTGCCCATATTGCGTTTCTGCCTGCGCCATCGCTGGCTGATTATCGTGCTCAACCTCATCTTTCTAGTTGTGACGCTGCCGCTTGCTTCTCGCCTCGGAAGCCAGTTCATGCCTTCACTCTATGAAGGCTCGGCTCTTTATATGCCAACGGCTCTGCCTGGAATTTCGATTGGACAGGCAAAGGTGCTGCTGCAGGAGCAGGACCGTATCATTCGGAGTTTTCCCGAGGTGCGTAGCGTATTCGGTACGGTGGGGCGATCCGATAGCGCGACAGATAATGCTCCACTCGATATGTTCGACACCACAATCATGCTGCAACCGCGCAGACAATGGCCCGCGGGCATGACTTACGACAAACTTATCGCAGAGATGGATGCAAAACTTCAGTTTCCCGGCCTCTCGAATACATGGACCATGCCGGTTGCAAACCGGCTGGATATGGAGTTGACCGGCATCAAGACTCCTGTAGGTATAAAGGTGCAGGGGCCAAGTCTTGACGGGATTCAGAATGTTGCCTTGCGGATACAAAAAGCGCTCTCTGGAATGAAGCAGGTGAGATCGATATATGCGGAAAAAGTAGCGCAAGGCTACTATATAAATGTAAAACCCAATCGCGAAGAGGCCGCGCGCTATGGCGTTACGATAGCCGCTATTCAAACTGCGGTTGCTTCCGGCATAGGGGGCGAGGATATCGCCGAAAACATCGAAGGACGAGATCGCTTTCCCATCAATGTGCGCTACGAGCGCGGTTTCCGCAATAACCTGTCAGCGATGCGGAATGTTCTCATTGGCACGCCGTCCGGCGCGCAGATCCCGCTTGGAGAGGTCGCCAGCATCTACTACTCCAAAGGACCGGCTATGATCCGGGACGAAGGCGGGGAGCTGACCGGCTATATCTATGTAGATTTGAATACCACTAACTATGGAGGTTTCGTTAACAAGGCCAACCACCTGCTTCAAGAAAAGCTCAAGTTGCCACCCGGCTATACATATAAATGGTCAGGGGAATACAAGTTTGAGGAACAGGCGAATCAGCGGCTGAAGCTCATTTTGCCCATTGTCTTTATTGTCATCCTCGTTCTGCTCTATCTTGTTTTCCACTCGGTCGCGGAAGCGCTCATGCTCATGATTCCCACTGCATACGCTTTGACCGGCGGGTTGTTGCTGCAATGGCTCTTACACTACAACTTCAGCGTGGCTGTGGCTGTCGGTTATATTGCTCTTTTTGGTATCGCGGTCGAAACCGGTGTAGTCATGGTTGTCTATCTGCGAGAAGCATTGAGCGAACGTGTCGCATCGGGCCGGGCGCAGACAAAGGAAGACCTCGAAGCGGCTGCCATTGAAGGCGCGGTGTTGCGACTACGCCCGATCCTCATGACGGTCATTGCCGTGTTAGCCAGCCTCGCTCCCATCTTGCTGGAGACAGGCATCGGCTCCGATGTAATGAAACCGATTGCCGCGCCTATTGTGGGAGGCATGATTACGTCCAGCATCAATGTCCTGATCCTGTTGCCTATTTTCTTTGTCATGCTCAAGGAGCGGGCCTTGAAACGCGGAAAGCTTATGCGCTCTTATGTCGAGGAGGAGGATGTAAACTGA